The following DNA comes from Micromonospora chokoriensis.
CCGGGCCGGGGAGCGACGGCGCCCGCCGAGCGGGCCACGCTCGCCGGCGCGACCGACAGGGCCGAGGCGATTGCCGCCTGGGCGTCACGACGACGCCTGTTCCAGGCGCCCCGGTCGCCGTCGAAGTAGCCCTGCCGGTAGCCGAAGCGGTAGCCGATGCGATAACTGAGCTGCCCGTGCAGGCGGCCGGCGGCGTAGCTGGTGGCACCGAGCACCAGGACGAGGAAGACCGCGAGGAACGGGCTCATCGGGCAGCTCCGGCCCCGCTCGGACGGCGGGTCATCGCTCCTCCGGCTCGATCGTGGTCGGATCCGCGACGAGCAGGCGGTCCAGGTCGTCGGTGCTGACCTCCTCGACCAGCTCGACGCTGATCCGGCAGCCGTCGAGCACGACCTCGGCCACCGAGGAACGGCGGATCTCACCGCCGGCGTCGTAGACCCGGACGCTCAGCTCAGGGCAGCCGAGATGGGTACGCCAGGCGTTCCACTCGGCGCGGTCGCCGACGCTCAGCGACAGGTAACGGCAGCCTCGGGCGAGGTAGAGCCGCCAGGGAGCGGTCAGCCCCGCGGCCACCCCCTCGGCGATCAGCCCGAAGGCCTGGGCGCGGGTGGCGAGCTCGGTCACCACACCCCCTCGGCACCGGGGGCGTGACGCATGTGAGCACCAATCGTCTCATGCACGTGACACACCGTAGATTGTCCCATGGGCGTGACAGTATCAGCTTTTCGTCCCCTTACGTTGACCACTATGGGCATCTATTCTGCCCGCGTGACACCCCTCGACAGTGACATCGAATCGTTTACCGGAAATCCGAAGGCCCCGTCACGTCCGCGTGACAGTAGCGAGCCGGGGCGGGCACTCACCTCCGGCTGGCCGTACGGTCACGGGGTGACCGAGACGGCCAATGCGCGGAAGATCGCGTTCGCCACCTTCGTGCGGCGCGCCCTGGACGAGGCACGGGCGACCCGGGCCTGGAGCGGCACCGAGGTGTCCCGACGCACGGGCGTGTCCCGACAGACCATCAACCGGTGGGTCCGGGGCGACTGGGCCAGCGACCCGGAGGCCGAACGGGTCGTCGCCTTCTGCGAGGGCCTGGGGCTGAATCCGGCCGCCGCCTTCGCGGCACTCGGCTGGGACCGCGCCGCGACGGGTCACCGCACCGATCAGCCCGCCCCTCCGATGGACCCCGACGTCGAGGCGTTGCTACGCCGACTCGTCGATCCGAACGTGTCGGACGCGGAGAAGTTCCACATCCGCGAAACCATTAGATACCTCGCATACCGCCCAACGTTGCCGGTCGATGTCCGAAAAAGAGGCAATCAGGCCGGGTAGTTCCTCAGATAGCGCAAGAACGCCTGGTCAGGTTCATTCGTTTACCTCCGGGGCAGGAACGGGCACGCTAGCGTCCCTATTCGTACTGCTTGGGCTCGTCATCGGCGGGGGGACGGGACAAGGCCGAACCCAGCCCTGCGGGACAGAAGGAGGGGTCTGTCCATGACCCTGAAATGGTTGGCAGTCGTGGTCGCGACCGTGTCGATGACACTGTGGGCGACCGGCAACGCGGTGACTCTCGCAGTCGACGGCGGGCAACTCCCGCTGCTCGTCAATCTCTTCGTGCTCATCGCCGCCGGCACCGCGGTCGTCCTGGCCGTCGTCGCCGAGTTGCACGAGCGCCTGAACGATCGGATCACCGCCCTCACCGAGTTCCTGGTGGCACGGCTCAACGAGATCGAGAACCACACCGGTGATCGCAACACCGGGTTCGTGGAGGGCTACCTGTTGAGTCACGGCCAGGAGGCGGCGGTGGTGCCGTTCGGCCGGCGCGGACGGGGAGCCGCCGAACGCTGATTGCGTACCGCCGAACGGGTCCGCTCGGCCAGGAATGAGCCCCGATCGCCGGGGTACGCTGACGCGCGTGCCGCCGTTGAATCTGGGCAATCAGCAGCCGAGGACCCCGTTGAACGCCGACCAGGTCTGGCGGACAACCGCCGACCGGGCCGCCGGGACCGTGCTCTTCTTCGACTTCGACGGCACGCTCGCGCCCGTCGACGACGATCCGACAGCGGTTCGCCCGGCGCCCAAGGCGCTGTCCGCGATCGAGGCGTTGGCCCCGGTCGTGCAGCGGGTCGCGATCGTGTCCGCCCGACCCGTCGAGTTCCTCCGGGATCAGCTCGGCGGGCTCACCGGCGTGGACCTCTACGGTCTGTACGGGCTGGAGCACAGCCACTCCGGCGGGGAGACCGTCACCGAGCCGGCGGCGCTGCCCTGGGTGCCGACCATGGCGGAGTTGGCCGACCAGGCCCGGGCGGAGCTGCCGCCCGGCACCCTCGTGGAGTACAAGCGGCTCTCCGTCGCGTTGCACTGGCGCACCGCCCCGCAGCTCGGCTCCACCGTGCAGCAGTGGGGCGAGGCGCAGGCCGACCGGCTGGGGTTGCGGGTGCAGGCCGGGCGGATGGTGCTGGAGCTCAAGCCGCCCGTCGACCGGGACAAGGGCATGGTCATCGGCGAGGCGATCAAGGGCGCCACCGGCGCCTGGTACTTCGGCGACGACGTCTCCGACATCAAGGCCTTCGCCGCGCTGCGCGCCCGCGCCGCCGCCGACCCGGACTTCCTCGGCGTCTGCGTGGCGGTGGCCAACCCGGAGACCGGTCAGGAGGTGGCCAACGCGGCCGACCTGACGATCGAGTCCCCGGCGGCCCTGGGCGACTTCCTCACCCGGGCACTGACCCACCTGCCCTGATCCGATCGACTCCAGCGGCGGCCGACGGCGTCGCCGCTGAGTCAGGCGCCGTAGCGGCGTTGCCTGGTGGCGTACGAGCGCAGTGCCCGCAGGAAGTCGATGTGCCGGAAATCCGGCCAGTTGAGTTCGCAGAAGTAGAACTCCGAGTGCGCGGACTGCCAGAGCATGAAGCCGGACAGCCGCTGCTCACCGCTGGTGCGGATGACCAGGTCCGGATCGGGCTGGCCGCGGGTGTAGAGGTGCTCGGAGATGTGCTCGACGTCCAGCACCTCGGCCAACTCCTCGAGCGTGCCGCCGGAGGCGGCAT
Coding sequences within:
- a CDS encoding XRE family transcriptional regulator codes for the protein MTETANARKIAFATFVRRALDEARATRAWSGTEVSRRTGVSRQTINRWVRGDWASDPEAERVVAFCEGLGLNPAAAFAALGWDRAATGHRTDQPAPPMDPDVEALLRRLVDPNVSDAEKFHIRETIRYLAYRPTLPVDVRKRGNQAG
- the otsB gene encoding trehalose-phosphatase, whose product is MPPLNLGNQQPRTPLNADQVWRTTADRAAGTVLFFDFDGTLAPVDDDPTAVRPAPKALSAIEALAPVVQRVAIVSARPVEFLRDQLGGLTGVDLYGLYGLEHSHSGGETVTEPAALPWVPTMAELADQARAELPPGTLVEYKRLSVALHWRTAPQLGSTVQQWGEAQADRLGLRVQAGRMVLELKPPVDRDKGMVIGEAIKGATGAWYFGDDVSDIKAFAALRARAAADPDFLGVCVAVANPETGQEVANAADLTIESPAALGDFLTRALTHLP